The following is a genomic window from Amaranthus tricolor cultivar Red isolate AtriRed21 chromosome 10, ASM2621246v1, whole genome shotgun sequence.
TTTGTTATGCTAGGATGTTAACAGGGGCATATGGAAAGTCTTTTGACCTAAATTCTAAAACTAAATTTGTTACTGATAAATGTGCATTTGTGATTATGTAGCTTTCTAGACAAAGCTATTATTAGTTTTCTAAAAAAGCTTGCAATAGTATGTCTGTGTAAAAAGGGGATATAGTATCTTTTTGTTGGCTTGCTTTGAACTCTAGAAGGTTCATGATCTGATGGGTTTTACCATTAAAATGTCATCGGTATTGAATAAACTTTTACTTTACTGGAAACATATGACTGGGGTATAAACCAACAGGGACTGTAagccaaagaaaaaaaaaatgaataataagagCAGTTGATATCTCTACAGATATCTCAAATCTTAACTTTATTGGTGGCACTACATTCTAGATTGAGGAATTTGTGTTTTGTGGTTGTGTGTAATTCAACTTTGTACTATCTATTTGAGTAGGTTATAgctaaattattattgttgaaacTAGAAAAAGAGTTAAGGTGGCATAATGAGATCATGATGCTTGTTTTTTCTTACATTCGGTGAAGCTGGTAAGATTTGATAAAAAACTATCATGCACTGAAGTCTGAACTGGTCATAGTAATATATCTTAACTTGAGAGCCCCTTAATACTTGTGCTGAATCTTTGAGATCTGCATCAAGTAGCTTGCAATACTGGCTTGTTCGTGCTTTGAAATCTGCAATTCAAATATCTTAGGGCGTAGttgtttttttgttggtttgCTTCAAGCTTTTTCTCCTTGTGAGTTAATTTTTTTACTGATGAAGTGACAATGACATACTAGTAAATTCACAaggatggagggagtatttgtGCATTGATATTTAGTTGATGGACTTTTTTACTACCAACAGAGTGATATTGGTCGTATCattctatttttaatagtttttaaaaatattagttGGAGTACAAAAATTGGGCGCACTACATAGTTCTTGCGATGGTATGATGCCACAGCATGTATGCTGTTGGTCATTTCTCCTTTTTAATACGAAGCAGTGCTCTTTCCTAAATCTTGGGATACAATTTGGTGATAAACAATGTCTGATGTGAAGTAATTTGTGTCTGCAGGTATTTTAGCTTGTCTGGATGGATACATGAACATCGCAATGGAGCAAACGGAAGAGTACGTCAATGGACAGCTGAAAAATAAATACGGCGATGCATTCATTCGAGGAAACAATGGTAGATACTAGAAGCAGTTCTcttttcacaattttcatttttgctGTTGTACTTGTAAATTTCATCTAATGCTTATTGTCTCCTTTTCTGTATGCATATGCAGTGCTTTATATCAGTACAACAAAGAGGGCACTTTCTGATGGCGCATAACTCTTGGGTCCGTTTGTTGCTGCATTTGAATGTGTAATTGGTAATTATCACAAGTCGTAGACTTAAAAACGTTATAGATTGAGCCAGAGTGTTTTAACTGAACCCGTTTCCTTCctatttgatattattgtacGTATTACGTAACAAGCACATTGGTATAGAGTGCAGTTAGCATCTTAGCCGTGAGCTGAttcgatttttttttgttgtgacTGCTTTAATCCAATCTAGCGTGCCTGAAGATTGGGGAAAAGACATTGCTGATGAACTTGTTACTGAAATCCGCTTTTCCAGGTTGAGACTCGTTATTGATTCAATATGCTTACCTTTGCTTTATGGAGAGGAACATTGCTAGTCGGGTTCAATCGGGACCACTAGCCTGCAAAAATTGAAGTAGCTCCCCAAACTGATGTTACATTTTAGTAAAAGTGACAGCTGGAAATGATGTGACATACAAATAAAACTTGTACCGACTTGCATATACACACATTAGATTTTTTATCAACATATCTCCAATTATCTCCATAAAAATAGCACAAAAAATCTTTGTAACAttttagagagaaaaagaaaacaatgaaagaaaaatatgtAGCTCATGTTTTAGCTGTTCCTTATCCAAGTCAAGGACATATATGTCCTATGCTTCAATTTTGTAAATGTTTGGTCTCTAGAGGTGTCAAGGCCTCTTTTGCTATCACTAACTACATCTCCAACACCCTTAACCCGAAATTCGACGACGAATGCCTTCGTTTCGTAACCATTTCCGATGGCTACGACGAGGGCGGTTTCATGGAGGCTAAAAGTGTTTCGGACTACCTTGCTCGTCTTGAGTCGGTCGGATCCCTCGCTCTTGGTGACGCGATAGAACAAGATGTTGATAGTCCAAACCCTATCACATGTGTAGTGTATGATGCATTTTTACCTTGGGGGTTAAATGTTGCTAAGAAATATGGGTTAAAAGGGGCAGTTTTTTTTACTCAAGCATGTGGGGTGAATTATGTTTATTACTTGATACACCATGGGAAGTTGTCTATGCCTGTTAATGGTCCATGGGTGGATGTTCCTGGGTTACCACAATTGGGTGTAGATGATTTGCCATCATTTGTAGGTGCACCTGAGTCATACCTTGCCTATCTGCAGTTGGTTTTGAATCAAAACTCTAATGTGGATGCAGCTGATTACGTGCTTGTTAATACTGTCTATGAATTGGAGGATAAGGTAAACTTTTTTGGTTACTCATTCGGTTGTTTTGAATGTGTTGCTGTTGTTGGTTGGTTCGATCATGTCGTCTGTCCTTAAGAGATTGCAACAATAGCATTTGACACAAAGTTTAAGAATAGTGGGGTCATTTAAATTGTCGGaatgatattaaaagaaaaggcaAATATATGGATGAGAATCAAAGAAAATGGTAGAGATATTTCCATAAAGGGGAATTATAGCAAAGTAGAAGGAATTGACTACACGAGAAAGTGTGACAATTTTAATGGAACATAGAAACATAACTTACGTAGACAAGATAACTGTTAATTGAGATGTTTAgtgaaattaattatatatggaGAAGAGAACATGATCTAAATAAATATACATAAGACTAATGCAATGTCGACCctgagtaaaaattattgtaagtTCTGTTCAATGAATATATATTTCATTAAgtcattaataattttttctgtcttttagatatataatataaccaatttttttttatcataaacaaTAAATTCGAAAAATGATCAAATTAGTCATGAGAGTATTGATACAACTATCCCAATTGgagaaatataaatttgaacaaGATTAGAATAGTCGTAAAAGATCATAGATTATATTATAGGGTTAGGATTGGATGAACTTTTTAATACGTAGGTAGGACCATTGGGGCCTCGGTAAAAAGAGAGGTCTTGAGTGATCGATCATTGTGCTCTCCTATTGAAATCAATATGGACTAACATCCAATCGTTGTTGTTCTCAGGTAGTTGATGCAATGTCTAATGAATGTCCATTATTGACAATTGGTCCAACAATTCCTTCCTACTACCTTGACAAACAAAGACCATGGGACAAAACTTATGGTCTAGATCTCTTCCATTTAGACCCTTCTCCTACCACCAATTGGTTAAGCACTAAGCCACCAAGATCAGTAATTTATGTCTCATTTGGTAGCATGGCATGTCTACCCAAAGACCAAATGCAAGAATTAGCCTTAAGTTTAAAGGAAAGTGCTTACAACTTTTTGTGGGTTGTTAGAGCTTGTGAGGAAGCTAAACTTCCTAAGGAATTTGTTTATGACACATCTTCAAAAGGGTTGATTGTTAGATGGGCACCACAACTTGAGGTGCTCGCTAGCGAGGCTATTGGGTGTTTTTTGACTCATTGTGGATGGAACTCGACGCTGGAAGCATTGGTGATGAGTGTTCCTATGGTAGGAATGCCACAATGGACTGATCAACCCTTGGATGCTAAGCTTATTGAGGATGTTTGGAAAGTGGGAATAAGAGTGAAAGTTAATGAGAATGGGCTTGTTGAAAGAGAGGAAATTGGAAGGTGTATAGTTAGTGTAATGGAAGGGGAAACAAGAAGTGAGTTAGTTGAAAATGCTAAGAAATGGAAGGGTTTAGTGAAGAAAGCAATTTGTCAAGGTGGATCTTCTGATAGGAATATTGGTAAGTTTATAAATAACATCTCAAACTCATTGGGAGGCGAGTGCAGCGAGAATCGAACCTAAAAtcttaataaagaaaaatagaacATGTTTTAGCTGAGTCAAAACTCAATTCTCAATTAACTTGTCATTTAAAAAACTCATGAATGATGTTCTTTGTGTAACTAATTGCATTGTAATTGACATacatgaaaaaataattatttcgtTTTATTGAGCCTTTTTTATTTCTAACTAGGGAGATATAAAAGATCATTATATTGATGATATGTTGATTTGTGGTCCTAAtagctaattaattaatgaCACTAAATCTGTGTTACCATCTTAAATTTTACGAGATTACTTGATTGAATTCGAAAAAACATGCTTTAGGACATTGATATTTTCTTTGTCTTTTATGTTGTTTACATGTTGATTTGAGGTCCTAATTTGAAGTTAACCAATGAGACTAAATCTATATTATCATCTAACTTTGAATGTAATCGATGAGATTCTTGAGATATGGTTGAAGAAAACTGAGAACATTGGATTGCTTATAGGAAGATTGAGTAGATATTAACTCTAGTGAAGAAGAATGGAATGCACtttatagaaaatttgaataaaataagattatttaacaacttaattctaaaaactaagcgtccgtacatccaaacctagcgtTGGAGTAaatcgctgttattaacagcgaaagacaaaaaaaaaaataataaataaaagccataagtcgctgttagtaacaacaactttaaggttaactgatcaactccttaatctcgtaggttggaatgaggaagtaactgagaactgaaaacttaaaacgcattaagtcccTGTTACTGATAGCgactttaaatatatatatatatatatatatatatatatatatatatatatatatatatatatatatatatatatatatatatatatatatatatatatttaagttgcTGCTAGTAATAAGGACAtactccaaggctaggtttggatacggacgcttattttgaaaattaagttttcacgaagcttatttttgaaattaagttgttaaaacatcttattttattcaaattttcgcaCTTTATACTTAAACATCTTAAGAGTACCATGGAGAAGAATAAAGTGATGCCAGTTAGGTCAGTGATAATGATGAGGTTTATTTCACTAATAGTATTGTGTTTTTTTGAATGGAGCTGTAATTTTTATGCAAGTCAATCAAACAAACTTATATAGTTTGGTCTTTTATATTGAGTTTATAGCCCTTGAGCTTGTGGGACAAGAAGGGGATTGATTATGGGTACTTTTATAGTGGGGGCATAAAAATGctcatttttttcttataaatttggAAAAAGCATATAATGATGTTGCTTTGAGTATGATATATAATGGGAAAAAATAAGTATATTGATACAACATGATCCCATGAGACATTTGCTTAAGTATAGTGTTGTTTCTCTAGACCTTGTGGGCTTTACATGCAACTCAATgtgtaatattgttattattggaCTTGTAAgataataatcaatttttaattgagttcgctaaaaaacattaaaattgtgtttagaatatttatttatttatttcattttatgtttatttatttttatttttacataaattatcgaaaattaatcgataaaaatttaaaatggtgTCTAGTTAATTTACGAAAAATCATATAGATTGCGTTTACGTTAAACAAGCATTGAGTttgataaattgaaaaaaatccgAATTTTATTTGGAGGGagggataaaaataaataattttttcaaaaagtagcAACACAAAAAAAAGCgataaataaaa
Proteins encoded in this region:
- the LOC130825551 gene encoding sm-like protein LSM36B, with protein sequence MSTGGEKGSSNTKTPADFLKSIRGRPVVVKLNSGVDYRGILACLDGYMNIAMEQTEEYVNGQLKNKYGDAFIRGNNVLYISTTKRALSDGA
- the LOC130825548 gene encoding UDP-glycosyltransferase 74F2-like, which gives rise to MKEKYVAHVLAVPYPSQGHICPMLQFCKCLVSRGVKASFAITNYISNTLNPKFDDECLRFVTISDGYDEGGFMEAKSVSDYLARLESVGSLALGDAIEQDVDSPNPITCVVYDAFLPWGLNVAKKYGLKGAVFFTQACGVNYVYYLIHHGKLSMPVNGPWVDVPGLPQLGVDDLPSFVGAPESYLAYLQLVLNQNSNVDAADYVLVNTVYELEDKVVDAMSNECPLLTIGPTIPSYYLDKQRPWDKTYGLDLFHLDPSPTTNWLSTKPPRSVIYVSFGSMACLPKDQMQELALSLKESAYNFLWVVRACEEAKLPKEFVYDTSSKGLIVRWAPQLEVLASEAIGCFLTHCGWNSTLEALVMSVPMVGMPQWTDQPLDAKLIEDVWKVGIRVKVNENGLVEREEIGRCIVSVMEGETRSELVENAKKWKGLVKKAICQGGSSDRNIGKFINNISNSLGGECSENRT